In Chitinophaga sp. HK235, a single window of DNA contains:
- a CDS encoding glucose-1-phosphate adenylyltransferase has translation MMKDVISIILGGGAGTRLYPLTRRRSKPAVPIAGKYRLVDIPISNCLNAELNRIFVLTQFNSASLNKHIKNTYHFSNFDKGFVDILAAEQTPDNPTWYQGTADAVRQCLHHMENFDFKYILILSGDQLYQMDFREMINHHIETGAEISIATIPVNAKDASDFGILKTDASGAIVSFTEKPSQEALPPWASEVSDDMKQAGRVYLASMGIYIFSREVLFEILNKKPEATDFGKQVIPDAIEANARVFSYQYEGYWTDIGNISSFWEANIGLTDEIPQFNLFNESQTIYTRARMLPPAKISATLEKTIIADGCIIMASRLERCVVGIRTRIGKGSVISNTYIMGSDYYQTLDELDKANTEGRPQMGIGENCVIDRAIIDKNCSIGNNVHIKGGDHLPDGDFEKYTVKDGIVVVKKGVVLPDGFNI, from the coding sequence ATGATGAAAGATGTAATATCCATTATTCTTGGAGGCGGTGCAGGTACCCGCCTGTATCCCCTTACCCGTCGCCGGTCCAAACCGGCAGTCCCTATTGCCGGTAAATACAGACTGGTGGATATTCCCATCTCCAATTGCCTGAATGCGGAACTGAACCGTATTTTTGTGTTGACCCAGTTCAACTCCGCATCGCTCAACAAACATATCAAAAACACCTATCACTTCAGCAACTTTGATAAAGGGTTTGTTGATATCCTGGCGGCAGAACAAACACCCGACAACCCCACCTGGTACCAGGGTACTGCAGATGCTGTAAGGCAATGCCTCCACCATATGGAGAACTTCGATTTTAAATACATACTGATCCTCTCCGGCGACCAGCTTTATCAGATGGATTTCCGGGAGATGATTAACCATCATATTGAAACCGGGGCTGAAATTTCTATTGCGACCATCCCTGTGAACGCAAAAGACGCCTCCGATTTCGGGATACTTAAAACAGATGCTTCCGGTGCCATTGTTTCCTTTACAGAGAAACCATCGCAGGAAGCCCTGCCACCATGGGCATCTGAAGTGAGCGATGATATGAAGCAGGCTGGTCGGGTATACCTTGCCAGCATGGGTATCTATATCTTCAGCAGGGAAGTGTTGTTCGAAATACTGAACAAAAAACCAGAGGCAACCGATTTTGGTAAACAGGTGATCCCTGATGCAATTGAAGCCAACGCCAGGGTGTTCAGTTATCAGTACGAAGGCTACTGGACAGACATCGGTAATATCTCCTCCTTCTGGGAAGCCAATATCGGACTGACAGACGAGATTCCGCAGTTTAATCTCTTTAATGAGTCGCAGACCATCTACACCCGCGCCCGGATGCTACCGCCTGCTAAAATATCAGCCACCCTTGAGAAAACAATCATTGCCGATGGTTGTATTATTATGGCAAGTCGTCTCGAACGCTGTGTGGTGGGTATACGTACCCGGATCGGCAAAGGGTCGGTCATCTCCAATACCTACATCATGGGGAGCGACTACTACCAGACCCTTGACGAGCTGGACAAGGCCAACACGGAAGGTCGTCCGCAGATGGGCATAGGAGAAAACTGTGTTATCGACCGGGCGATTATCGACAAGAACTGCAGTATCGGAAATAACGTACATATCAAAGGCGGGGATCATCTTCCGGATGGAGATTTCGAGAAATATACAGTAAAAGACGGCATTGTTGTTGTTAAAAAAGGGGTAGTCCTGCCGGACGGATTCAATATCTAA
- a CDS encoding glycogen synthase yields the protein MEILHVSAECYPVAKVGGLGDVVGALPKYQYELGAIAKVVVPAYRNKYYDTHEFDVVHQAGMWLGHDWYHFNVLKERSNEPGFDLYLVDIPGLLDTPNVYGYPNDTERFLAFQIAVLDWVNEWNHQPDVIHCHDHHTGLIPFLMGYGYKYERMKEIPSVLTIHNAQYQGQFGWDKLYLIPSFDLWKSGLLDWSGAINPLAAGIKCAWRVTTVSPGYLEELYHNANGLEWLISHERAKTVGIINGIDNTVWDPATDTMVQINYDMDTVDEGKLENKKALCERFGLDSSLPLVSFIGRLVGDKGADLLPEIISRSLHELPGEVNFLVLGSGDPHVEWSLQQTRHEVSYGFNLHIGYNESLAHLIYAGSDFLLMPSRVEPCGLNQLYALRYGTVPMVRSTGGLKDTVTDFGDPDGFGIRFNQAGIWDACYSVKRAIELFNDTDHLQEIRLRGMRLNNSWGRSAQRYLEVYSSMKS from the coding sequence ATGGAGATATTACACGTTAGCGCGGAATGTTACCCGGTAGCCAAAGTAGGAGGGCTCGGTGATGTGGTAGGAGCATTGCCCAAATACCAGTACGAACTGGGGGCTATTGCCAAGGTGGTAGTGCCGGCCTACAGGAACAAGTATTATGACACCCACGAATTTGATGTGGTCCATCAGGCTGGTATGTGGCTTGGACACGACTGGTACCACTTCAATGTGTTGAAGGAACGAAGCAACGAACCGGGCTTTGATCTGTACCTGGTGGACATCCCCGGCCTGCTCGATACCCCCAACGTTTACGGTTATCCCAACGACACGGAACGTTTTCTGGCCTTTCAGATCGCTGTGCTCGACTGGGTCAATGAATGGAACCATCAGCCGGACGTGATTCATTGTCACGACCATCATACCGGACTGATACCTTTTCTCATGGGTTATGGTTACAAGTATGAACGCATGAAGGAAATACCTTCCGTGCTCACCATTCACAACGCTCAATACCAGGGTCAGTTTGGATGGGACAAGCTGTACCTGATACCCTCCTTTGATTTATGGAAATCCGGACTGCTGGACTGGAGCGGGGCGATTAATCCCCTCGCTGCCGGCATTAAATGTGCATGGCGTGTTACTACAGTATCTCCCGGCTATCTGGAAGAACTGTATCATAACGCTAATGGACTCGAATGGCTGATCAGCCATGAACGGGCCAAAACAGTCGGCATTATCAACGGTATAGACAATACAGTATGGGACCCTGCCACCGATACCATGGTGCAGATCAATTACGATATGGATACAGTTGATGAAGGGAAACTGGAGAATAAAAAAGCGCTCTGCGAACGCTTCGGGCTTGATTCTTCCCTGCCACTCGTATCCTTCATTGGCAGGCTGGTAGGAGACAAAGGGGCTGATCTGTTGCCTGAAATCATCAGCCGCTCCCTGCATGAATTGCCCGGAGAAGTGAACTTCCTCGTATTGGGAAGTGGAGATCCACATGTGGAATGGTCACTACAACAAACAAGACATGAGGTCAGTTATGGCTTTAACCTACATATCGGATACAACGAATCGCTGGCACATCTTATCTATGCCGGCAGCGATTTTCTGTTGATGCCCTCCCGGGTAGAGCCTTGCGGGTTGAACCAGTTGTATGCTCTTCGTTATGGTACCGTACCGATGGTACGTAGTACCGGCGGTCTGAAAGATACTGTCACTGATTTTGGCGATCCCGATGGTTTTGGTATCCGTTTTAACCAGGCTGGCATTTGGGATGCCTGCTATTCCGTAAAACGGGCTATTGAGCTGTTTAATGATACCGACCATCTGCAGGAAATACGGCTGCGGGGCATGCGGCTCAACAATTCCTGGGGCCGTTCGGCACAGCGCTATCTGGAAGTATACAGTAGTATGAAAAGTTAA
- a CDS encoding DUF72 domain-containing protein: MDFGRVTPAELEELDFKLPAEPLFNKKILKGKPVKKPLSYLGCAKWGRREWIGKIYPKRTKETQFLQEYVHHFNGIELNATHYQIYGPSTISKWDAAAKGIDFKFCPKVPQAISHFSNLSPAIAGPKTTAFLEGVLAFGQHLGPIFLQLSDRYGPAKRKALYEYLASLPTDLQFFLEVRHPEWYADEAVRLELFEKLQTLNIGSIITDTAGRRDCAHMHLTIPKIFIRFVGNSLHPTDYTRIDDWANRIKYWLDNGLQEVYFFMHMHDEALSPDLAVYLADRLEAVCGLKVKKPQFVKE; the protein is encoded by the coding sequence ATGGACTTTGGCCGTGTTACTCCTGCCGAGCTGGAAGAACTGGATTTCAAACTGCCGGCAGAACCTCTCTTCAACAAAAAAATACTGAAAGGTAAACCTGTGAAGAAACCGCTCTCCTACCTGGGCTGCGCCAAATGGGGACGACGGGAATGGATTGGTAAAATATACCCCAAAAGAACTAAAGAAACCCAGTTCCTCCAGGAGTATGTACATCACTTTAACGGCATAGAGCTCAACGCCACCCATTACCAGATCTACGGCCCCTCCACTATCTCCAAATGGGACGCTGCCGCCAAAGGAATTGATTTTAAATTCTGTCCGAAGGTACCACAGGCGATCAGCCATTTCAGTAACCTGAGTCCGGCCATCGCAGGCCCTAAGACTACTGCCTTTCTGGAAGGGGTACTGGCCTTTGGTCAGCATCTGGGGCCTATCTTCCTGCAGCTGAGCGACCGATATGGTCCTGCCAAACGGAAAGCCCTATACGAATACCTGGCTTCCTTACCTACCGACCTGCAGTTTTTTTTGGAAGTCAGACACCCGGAGTGGTATGCAGACGAAGCCGTCAGGCTGGAGCTGTTCGAAAAACTGCAGACACTGAATATAGGCTCCATCATTACGGATACCGCCGGACGAAGGGACTGTGCCCATATGCATCTCACCATCCCCAAAATATTCATCCGTTTTGTAGGCAACAGTTTACATCCCACTGACTATACCCGTATCGATGACTGGGCCAACCGCATTAAATACTGGCTAGATAATGGACTGCAGGAGGTATATTTTTTCATGCATATGCATGATGAAGCACTGTCACCTGATCTCGCTGTTTACCTGGCAGACAGACTGGAAGCGGTTTGCGGGCTTAAAGTAAAAAAGCCGCAATTTGTAAAGGAATAA
- a CDS encoding FAD-binding and (Fe-S)-binding domain-containing protein, which translates to MMREKLELLAQELEGTLYTDNTMRTLYATDASAYREMPLAVAIPESTDDLKKLIAFARNNKTSLIPRTAGTSLAGQVVGNGIVTDVSRHFTKILELNTAENWVRVQPGVIRDELNMYLKPHGFYFGPETSTANRAMIGGMVGNNSCGSNSVVYGSTREHLLEVKALLSNGEEVTFGSISPDDFHNKCEGSDTLETHIYRQIRSTLSNHHNQEEIRREFPKKSIPRRNTGYAVDLLLETAPFTAGTEDFNFCKLIAGSEGTLAFITEIKLHIDPLPPKEVGLLCIHFNNIDESLRANILVMDYKPSASELIDHYILECTKDNIEQSKNRFFVKGDPGAILVVEFCRNTREEVQEIAGRLEATLRAAGLGYHFPLLFGEDTKKIWTLRKAGLGLLSNLPGDEKAVPVIEDTAVAVEDLPDFIRDFNIILEKYNLHAVHYAHAGSGEIHLRPIIDLKTETGNQLFRTIAEEIATLVKKYQGSLSGEHGDGRLRGEFIKQMVGDKNYELLRQIKYTWDPENIFNPNKIVDTPSMNSMLRYEPGQKTPAFNTIFHFPEQTILQHAEQCNGSGDCRKTSLSGGTMCPSYMATRNEKDTTRARANILREFLTHSHKENRFDHQEIYDVLDLCLACKGCKSECPSNVDMAKLKMEFLQHYYDANGVPLRAKMIGNFSKLSALAAIAPGVYNGLINNSFTGGLIRKFSGFAPKRSLPGLYRTTLRKWFNQTWSKEKKGTGNRTVYLFCDEFTNYNDTPIGIKAVQLLHRLGYEVKMIEHPESARAYMSKGLLRKARELAEENVRIFSNVINESTPLLGIEPSAILSFRDEYPDLVRENLRQQAQTLAKNCFLIDEFIASEAEKGHITAAQFTSREQHIKLHGHCQQKALSSALHSKKMLSIPQHFTVEVIPSGCCGMAGSFGYEQEHYDLSMQIGEMVLFPAVRNAATGTLIAAPGTSCRHQVKDGTGVKALHPIEILFDNLA; encoded by the coding sequence ATGATGCGCGAAAAGCTAGAGCTATTGGCCCAGGAACTGGAAGGCACGCTTTATACAGACAATACCATGCGAACCCTTTATGCCACCGATGCGTCGGCATACCGGGAAATGCCGCTGGCCGTGGCCATCCCTGAATCAACAGACGATTTAAAGAAACTGATCGCTTTTGCGCGTAACAATAAAACCTCGCTGATCCCACGTACTGCAGGGACTTCGCTTGCAGGGCAGGTAGTCGGCAACGGCATTGTCACCGACGTGTCACGCCATTTTACCAAAATACTGGAATTAAATACTGCTGAAAACTGGGTACGGGTACAGCCCGGCGTAATCCGTGATGAACTCAATATGTACCTCAAACCACATGGCTTTTATTTCGGTCCGGAAACCTCCACTGCCAACCGCGCCATGATCGGCGGCATGGTAGGTAACAACTCCTGCGGCTCCAACAGCGTGGTATATGGTAGCACCCGTGAGCATCTGCTGGAAGTGAAAGCCCTGCTCAGCAACGGCGAAGAAGTAACCTTCGGCAGCATCTCCCCGGACGACTTTCACAACAAATGTGAAGGGTCGGATACACTGGAAACCCATATCTACCGCCAGATACGCAGCACCCTGAGCAACCACCATAACCAGGAAGAAATACGCCGGGAATTCCCTAAAAAGAGCATCCCCCGCCGTAATACCGGTTATGCCGTGGACCTGCTACTGGAAACAGCCCCCTTCACCGCCGGTACAGAAGACTTCAACTTCTGTAAACTGATAGCAGGCTCCGAAGGGACCCTCGCCTTTATCACAGAGATCAAACTGCATATAGATCCCCTGCCTCCCAAAGAGGTAGGACTGCTGTGTATCCACTTCAACAATATAGACGAGTCACTTCGTGCCAATATCCTGGTCATGGATTACAAACCCAGCGCCAGCGAACTGATTGACCACTACATCCTGGAGTGCACCAAAGACAATATTGAACAAAGTAAAAACCGCTTCTTCGTAAAGGGCGACCCAGGCGCCATTCTGGTAGTGGAATTCTGTCGCAACACCCGGGAAGAAGTACAGGAAATAGCCGGCCGCCTCGAAGCCACCCTGCGTGCCGCCGGACTGGGATATCATTTCCCGCTGCTCTTTGGAGAAGACACCAAAAAAATATGGACACTCCGTAAAGCCGGACTGGGCCTGCTCAGCAACCTTCCCGGAGATGAGAAAGCCGTACCTGTTATCGAAGATACAGCCGTGGCAGTAGAAGACCTGCCCGACTTTATCAGGGACTTCAACATCATTCTGGAAAAATATAACCTGCATGCCGTACACTACGCCCATGCCGGCAGCGGTGAAATCCACCTCCGCCCCATCATCGACCTGAAAACGGAAACAGGTAACCAGCTTTTCAGAACGATCGCCGAAGAAATTGCTACCCTGGTGAAAAAATACCAGGGCTCCCTCAGTGGAGAACACGGCGATGGCCGCCTGCGCGGAGAATTCATCAAACAGATGGTGGGCGACAAAAACTATGAACTGCTGCGCCAGATCAAATATACCTGGGACCCGGAAAACATTTTCAACCCCAACAAAATCGTAGACACGCCGTCTATGAACAGCATGTTGCGGTACGAACCCGGACAAAAAACACCCGCTTTCAATACCATCTTCCATTTCCCGGAACAGACCATCCTCCAGCATGCGGAACAGTGCAACGGTTCGGGAGATTGCCGTAAGACATCCCTGAGTGGCGGTACTATGTGCCCGAGTTACATGGCCACCCGCAACGAGAAAGATACTACCCGTGCCAGAGCCAATATCCTGCGCGAGTTTCTCACCCATTCCCACAAGGAAAACCGCTTTGATCACCAGGAAATCTATGACGTACTGGACCTCTGCCTGGCTTGTAAAGGATGTAAATCGGAATGTCCGTCCAATGTAGACATGGCCAAGCTGAAAATGGAATTCCTGCAGCACTACTATGATGCCAACGGTGTACCGCTGCGTGCTAAAATGATCGGCAACTTCTCCAAACTGTCTGCCCTGGCTGCCATCGCACCCGGTGTATATAATGGGCTGATCAACAACAGCTTTACAGGTGGCCTTATCCGTAAGTTCAGCGGCTTTGCCCCCAAACGCTCCCTGCCAGGACTGTACCGCACTACTTTGCGTAAATGGTTCAACCAAACCTGGTCCAAAGAAAAGAAAGGTACCGGCAACCGCACCGTATACCTGTTCTGCGACGAGTTTACCAACTATAATGACACACCGATAGGTATCAAAGCAGTACAACTACTGCATCGCCTGGGCTATGAAGTAAAAATGATCGAGCATCCGGAAAGTGCCCGCGCGTATATGTCCAAAGGACTGTTACGCAAAGCCCGGGAGCTGGCAGAAGAAAATGTTCGTATATTCAGTAACGTTATCAACGAATCTACTCCCCTGTTGGGCATAGAACCGTCTGCCATCCTCAGTTTCCGTGATGAATACCCTGATCTTGTCCGCGAAAACCTGCGCCAGCAGGCACAAACCCTCGCCAAAAACTGTTTCCTCATAGATGAATTCATCGCCAGCGAAGCAGAAAAAGGACATATCACCGCAGCTCAATTCACCAGCCGGGAACAACATATCAAACTACACGGCCATTGTCAGCAGAAAGCGCTGTCATCTGCCCTGCACAGTAAAAAAATGTTGTCCATACCGCAACATTTCACCGTAGAAGTAATTCCATCCGGATGCTGCGGCATGGCCGGTTCATTTGGCTATGAACAGGAACACTACGACCTCAGCATGCAGATAGGAGAAATGGTACTGTTCCCTGCCGTCCGCAATGCCGCCACAGGCACGCTGATAGCAGCACCCGGCACCAGCTGCCGGCACCAGGTAAAAGATGGAACAGGCGTAAAAGCCTTACATCCTATTGAAATTCTTTTTGATAACCTCGCTTAG
- a CDS encoding class I SAM-dependent methyltransferase — protein sequence MKNTERFSNRVADYEKYRPHYPEAIIPYLSATTGLSTQSVIADIGSGTGISAQPFLDNGNTVFAVEPNTEMRASAEKQLQRFPGFKSVNGTAEHTTLPDHSIDLIVAAQAFHWFDRESTRKEFHRISKPGAFAVLMWNIRPINTPFEHDYEQLLRQYGTDYQHMQHRSIDPAQLAAFFLPGTFREKSIMNAQRFDFPALKGLLSSSSYMPDKAHPSYQPMLRALEDLFEKYKENGIVLFSYETKLYTGNLGA from the coding sequence ATGAAAAATACCGAACGATTCAGCAACAGAGTGGCTGACTATGAAAAGTACAGGCCACATTATCCGGAAGCCATCATTCCTTATTTGTCTGCCACCACCGGGCTTTCCACGCAGAGTGTGATTGCCGACATCGGCTCTGGTACAGGCATCTCGGCACAACCCTTTCTGGACAACGGCAATACCGTATTTGCCGTAGAGCCCAATACCGAAATGAGGGCTTCAGCAGAAAAACAGCTGCAGCGTTTTCCGGGCTTTAAAAGTGTCAACGGTACCGCCGAACATACCACGCTGCCCGACCACTCCATTGATCTGATAGTGGCTGCCCAGGCCTTCCACTGGTTCGACAGGGAATCCACCCGCAAAGAGTTTCACCGTATCTCCAAACCGGGAGCATTCGCCGTGCTCATGTGGAATATCCGGCCCATCAACACTCCCTTCGAACATGACTATGAGCAGCTGCTAAGGCAATATGGCACTGATTACCAGCATATGCAACACCGTAGTATAGACCCGGCACAGCTGGCAGCTTTCTTCCTGCCCGGCACCTTCCGGGAAAAATCTATAATGAATGCACAGCGCTTTGATTTTCCGGCATTGAAAGGGTTATTGTCCTCCAGCTCCTATATGCCTGATAAAGCCCATCCCAGCTATCAACCAATGCTCAGAGCACTGGAAGATCTATTTGAAAAATACAAGGAAAACGGCATTGTGCTGTTTAGTTACGAAACGAAACTCTATACAGGAAATTTGGGAGCATAA